A region of the Hyperolius riggenbachi isolate aHypRig1 chromosome 9, aHypRig1.pri, whole genome shotgun sequence genome:
gcgccgagtCTCCAGgagtctccgttcccccgccgccgctctgtctctcgacttgtaagttgaggccagcgcagccctgccaagcgtatcctttcttcgcgttcccctctgcaatagcggggaacacgaagaaaggatacgcgtggccagagctgcgcaggcgcagtggcccggcggcgaaaccgaaagtagctggcggcgggagaacggaggctcgttgagaagcagcgggggacaggacggctgctgggggcttagggaagccccaggtaagtgaaacaatgtgtttattttgtatctacagttccgctttaagggaagCATTTAGGATAACTGCATTCTGTAAGTTAATCTATCCTTTAATAGTAAACTTGTCAAAATGTTTATTTTCCCAAAGGTTTTCCCCTGTTTTTGAATTGAAAGGGACTTATGTTATCCCAACAGTACCCTTTGCAAAGAATAGTTATTTCATCCTTCCTGCAGAGCTAGGCAGGACACAACTTCTTATAGTTCATGCTTCACTTTAACAAATAATGCACAAGTTAGAATAGGAACATGAAGCCATTATCTATGTACCAATGTACCATTCATGCCCATAAGCCTCCCCCCACACACTTCTGCACTCTTAATTAGATAAAAAGTGGACTTCTCTTAACATCAATAAATAGGAAAACTGATCAAACATTAATTGAGAGGGTCTTAACAGAGTTGCTTGGATTCAATGTTTATAGAATCCACCATCTGATGTTTAGTTATAAAGTACACTTACTCCATCAGCTGTCTATAGCCCCTCCTCCTCATCCTACTTAAGGCTCACCAGCCTTCTCCACAAAGCAACTGCTCCCACAAGTACCTGGAGGCCTAGTCAGGATGACAGCAGCTGAAACAATATTTACACACCACGCTGCAAATGTCTCTGGCTGCTAGGTTATAACACACTGTAAATGTAAAGACCCGTACACATGCTAGGTTGTCAACTGACGGGGATTGGGACCCAATCCTTTGGGCGACATTGCTGGCCCGAGGCCGTACAGACATAGCCAACAGGCTGACAACGTATTCCATTGCAATGTAAGGAGGCGGAGGGTTGTTTTTGAATGCTCTGACTATGGTGAGGATTTCTATTTGTACCTTTTTATACTTTTTTGAGACTGAATCTGTATATTTTTTATGCACCGACTGTTGAATCTGAGGCCAAATGGAGCAGCACAgatgtgcgggggagggggggtggagagaACAAAGCTATCGGCCATCGCCCGGCCAAATTGATAAACCTGGAGGCTTGCTGGCTGGGCAGTGGTTAAGGGCTGTTGTACACACTCCGGATTATTGTCAGAGGTCGTTATCAGCtgactttaatctagcatgtatATGGGccttacagaggaactccagtgaaaataatgtaataaaaaaagtgcttcatttttacaataattatgtataaatgatttagtcagtgtttgcccattgtaaaatcttttaaatccctgatttacattccgacatttattacatggtgacatttttactgttggcagatgatgtagctgctgcattcttttttgacagttggaaacagctgtaaacagctatttcccacaatgcaacaaggttcacagacaggaaactgccaggagtaccacggtcctcagagtttcttgtgggaggggtttcaccacaatatcagtcatacagcgccccctgatggtctgtttgtgaaaaggaatacatttctcatgtaaaatggggtatcagctactgattgggataaagttcaattcttggtcggagtttctctttaagtcagcttCTCCATTTTGGGTGGGAGGCGGTACTGGGAGACTATGGGGATATTATAAAAGGGCTGTTAGAACAATAATGCAGATTTTTTGCTGTATTGTTTTTGTGACTCAAGCAGGAACTAATAGGATTGAATTAAATTTATCAACCCTCCCGAtcattttctttttgcttttaATTAGATGTCCTGCTGGCATTGTTTGAAACAAAATTAAATAACTTTTGCTAGCAGTATTTCCAAGATCTGATTGTATCCAAAAGTCACCCTGTTTAAAAGATGAGTTAGAAATATGATCACATATGGTCTTTAGATTACAGTCTAAGGCCTCTTCCAGACGGACAGCTGACATAGtggattcaccacctgtcagctgctctcctgcactggtTCAGTACTGGCACCCCCCCAATGGAGTCACATTTAAATGTGgccactgccgtgctcagaagcgaCACATCTAAGTCCTCCAGGTAATGCCATGTGACAAGCGCTAACACACGTGGTGTTTTAAATGCTGCAAGTTGTCTGCATTTTAACTACACTCAAATTGCACCAGTGGCCAGCAGACAGGACACTGAACTGCTTGGCAAGAGCAGAGTTCAGTCGCCCATCTGAAAAAGGCCTTTGGAAGCATTCATACTTGTCTGTTTTTCTGTGGGTTTTTCTGCATAGTAAaaatgatgctgggaatacacggtacgtttttgaggCTCGATTATCCCGCCCGATTGATTCCCCGCTTGATTTTGCgcacaattctcttatcttccattcatttttcttatcttttcccattgttccccatgcaaaatcgggcgcggaaacgatcgggcgcgagatcggacatgtcggaaattatctatcgagccatctaaatggctcaacatctaaccgtgtattcccagcattagaaaccATGTTAATCAACAGGCTAGGTTCAAACATGAATGCATTTTTTCGCGTGCAACACTGTGTTGATTTTACCTATCAATTACATACgcttctgttaaaaaaaaataaaaaaaaaaatcttcctttTCCCAAATGCAAAAACACATGAGGCcggatacaattcactttttctcctaagtaatattttcacatctttttcacctactttttggtaccttttcagttgcagagtgctgaaaagttattttaaacagaaggggATATATATCCCttcggagaaaaagtgatttgaataaggggttatggtgtgcagaaaacgcatgcagaaaaatgACAGACAAGTGTGAATCCTACTTCAGACTTTCTTTGTGTTGCTGCAAACAAATATGACAATTTCAATTTATATTAAGCATCTTCctaataaaaatattttgaaaaTCTATTTTcattactgaaactaataaataaGATAATCAGAATACATTCCCTTCAATTTTGATGAAATTCTATGGAAATGGAGCTGGTAaacataagggcctgtttccaaaacacgcagattggatgcagaatagatgcagaaaaactgactccaacgaatgcctatgggaaaatctgcatcagaaaaattgcgtttagtggaaacaggcccataggctttcattggagtcagtttttctgcatccattctgcatgtagtggaaacaagccctaacacAATTGTAAACATAGCTGAAATGTAGATGTTCTTGGCAAGCTTGAAAACTGAAGCCTCAAATGTTAAACATAACAAAGGCACCATCGATCCAAGCCTAAACCCACTGAGGGCCATCTGGCATGCAACGGCAATACGAAATTTGATCTCGCTTTGGGCTTAGGCAGTAAACAAATTGATGAGCAGGAAGAACTAATATAACAACTAATAATTAGCATGAAGTAAGGTTCAACTGCCTTTTGTTGCCATAATTCAGCCAAAAGTAAATGAATCAAGTCTGGCCCGGCAGCATGACAGTTATGTCAAAGACTAGAAAATCTGGTTGATCTAACCATATAAAAGGATGGTATAGACATCTAGAATTTAGTCAGGCAAAGGGAGCAAGCTTTTGGATTTTGAAGAAGTTATTTCTAACCGGTGTATAATCTTCTCATGCATTACAGTGTTAATTACTTTTTGACTATGATGTGCTTCAGTAATATTAAGATGCAAAACATAGCTTTTCTCACAATGGATGTcattgtcaacactatttttgtgCTAAGGTTCTTGCATCCATGGTTGCATGCAACCGCAAAATTAAACTCTTTTCAGTTCTGTACCAAATAATTGCTGTGTGCCCATTCCTGGAGTACACACACGcaaaacatttacatttttttgtaacATACAGTTTGAGATGAGTGCCATCACTTATAAGAAAAAAGTCACTAATGTATCTGCATTCACTTTGGTAAAAGCTTGGTGGTTAATAACAACAAACACATTCTCTATAAAATATACATCCTTAAAATTAATCTTCACCTTTAAAAGCATTTTCCATTTTGAAGGATTGGAGCTTGAAATTATATCTTACTTTGGAGACATGGCTTGTTCAAGCTTGAACAAATAAAGTTCTACCTGTTATGTTAAGTTTTTAAGAGGTAGCTTCCCATGTTGGTCTTGTAAGAATATTTGTGCAAAAGTAACACAAAAATCTGATATAACACTGGTGGTCTTGGTTATCAAAACCTCCATGTCCCATTAGCAATACATGGGTATTGTTTCAGTACAACAGTAAACACCAAGTCAAACACTTGGACATTCTAGCCAATCAAGGGCAGAATTCTTGTTCATTTGTTCATCATAAATATCAAGTTCTAAATGCATTCTTATCCATCACAATTTCCCCTCATCGATCAGTTTGTTCATCCCCTGACACATTTTTTGTAAGTGGGGCTTCATAGATCCATTGGGGTCATAGAGCTGGCTGAGCATCTCCTTGTcagcaaagtggttaaaaacatgtTGTATGCGGCCAAGAGATTTGGGAGTTAAGTGTTTTTCAACGAGGCGAAGGAGCAAGTTTTTACATTCTGTAAGAATCTGGGGTAACACCTCCTTTTCATAAGTGAACTCCACCTCATAGAAACTTATGGCAGTCATGGCGCCATTGTGCAGCTTGTTCTTAAAGGCTTCTGCTAGCACTAATTCCTCTGGACTGAATCTGTTGTGACGGTACAAGACAGCAATTTTCACCGCAATTTTGATGAGGTTCTTGATCACCTTTTGGGATTCAGATTTATTTTTTGTGTATTCTTTTGAGACCCGGTACAACTCATCCAAGACCTCGCTGCTTGTTTCATCAATGAACATGTTCACCATGGATTTACTGGCCATGCGACTTAGGATCTTCTTTTGTGCCTGAAGGGCAAGGTCTTTAGAGCTAAATGTCTCCATGTTCTATAAAAAGAAACAAAGATAAATATATACTAAAGTCAGAAATAAGTTTAATAAAACTagttaaaacaactttttaaaaTCCTGCTCCAGCTGAAAGTTGTATTTTAGTTGTGAATGCtgaggaaaacaaagaaaaaaacatgaaaaacctACTATTGCAAgttgtaaaatttgaaataccTGCATACAtgcaagtacatttcttccagagtaaaatgcaccataaattacttttatcctatgttgaaTATGAGTAAGTGTTTAGTCAGGGCTGTCATGCGCCtgccttttttttgtttaagtacAGCTGAGCTGAGGGAAAAGCTAATTAAGGTAAGCACTTACTGTAAGTAAGTTAGTGTTGGATTCACATCCCTCTGTGTGTTGTCCGTTCTTTTCCTCATTCCCCTGGTCTCTGTAATCACTTCTAAAAAATATTCTACTTTTGGCAAAGTCATATTTTCAGCCAGGAAGGGCAGACTTGCTGTGTTGTACTCTCCTATCACCTCCcctgccccattcactccccttaaaAGAAGAAAGAAGGGATTGGAAAGCTAATTGACGGGAACAAGCCTGCCTCTACTTGTCTGAAAACTTCAGCCGACAGTCACATTTTTAAGGAAGGGATTATGATGGGGGGTTGGATGAGGAGAATAACTGACAATGCACAGATATGGATCTGGTAGTATGCAGATGTAATATAAGAGTAGATGTATTAATAATCAATCAGCAGCCAGAGGTTTTCTAATCCACCATAGAACAATATGTCAAAGATAAAAGATAATCCTCCGTGCTCTCTATTGCACTCCTCTCCCGCACACTGTGAAGCCTGCAGTGCAGACACCTTGTGCTTAATATTGGAGAACTGACAGTCATCAAAAAACATATATGCATGAGTCACGGCTTAGTTCATACACAGGATTGATCCTCTGATGACAGTAGGAGTCCTAAACCTGGTCAGGAAGGAGAACAGGTATTCTCGGAACTACAATCTGGTGACTTTCTGAGCACTTGGCACTTTACTGGTGGTTATTGTGCCATAGTCTATTGATATGTATTAAAGCAAAaagggtccagtgtgcatggacccaaGATGTgagtttgtcttttttttaatgagtTGTTGCAATAAAGTGTAGCAATAGTCCCCATATTAATCTCCAGTGTGCACCCCCGGTACTCTTGAAATGGGAACAAATACACTTTGCAGTCTTGGACTAAGTCTGGCT
Encoded here:
- the TNFAIP8L2 gene encoding tumor necrosis factor alpha-induced protein 8-like protein 2, with the protein product METFSSKDLALQAQKKILSRMASKSMVNMFIDETSSEVLDELYRVSKEYTKNKSESQKVIKNLIKIAVKIAVLYRHNRFSPEELVLAEAFKNKLHNGAMTAISFYEVEFTYEKEVLPQILTECKNLLLRLVEKHLTPKSLGRIQHVFNHFADKEMLSQLYDPNGSMKPHLQKMCQGMNKLIDEGKL